The Hahella sp. HNIBRBA332 genome window below encodes:
- the dnaE gene encoding DNA polymerase III subunit alpha — MGDFIHLRIHTEFSLVDGLVKVKPLVKKLADMGMPAVAVTDQSNMCCLVKYYKAAAGAGVKPVVGADVWVENLDDPLAPFRLTLYARNETGYRNLTELISRGFTEGQSHGKAILRKDWIAAQAEGMLAMSGAKYGDVGQALLAGKLELARERLAFWMEMFPDAYYLELQRTGRINDEECVHASVELAMETGCPVVATNDVHFLERDDFEAHEARVCIHESRTLDDPRRERRFSEEQYLKSADEMRELFSDIPEAIENTVEIAKRCNVSLRLGKYFLPNYPIPEGMTIDEFFIKVSEEGLEERLATLFKRDDPEYDNKRRSYYDRLKFELDIITQMGFPGYFLIVMDFIKWAKNNGVPVGPGRGSGAGSLVAYALKITDLDPLAYDLLFERFLNPERVSMPDFDVDFCMEGRDRVIAYVAEAYGRNAVSQIITFGTMAAKAVVRDVARVQGRPYSMGDRLSKLIPFEVGMTLAKAYEQEEPLREYLTTDEEAAEIWEMARKLEGVTRNVGKHAGGVVIAPTKLTDFAPLYCDETGSGLVTQFDKDDVEQAGLVKFDFLGLRTLTIVDWAVDIINRQQAEKGEPPLDINFIPLDDAPTFNLLKHGETTAVFQLESRGMKELIRRLMPDCFEDIIALVALFRPGPLQSGMVDDFINRKHGRAELAYPHPDYQLESLKPVLQPTYGIILYQEQVMQIAQVMAGYTLGGADLLRRAMGKKKPEEMAKQKAIFVEGSINQGIDQDLAEKIFDLVEKFAGYGFNKSHSAAYALVSYQTAWLKCHYPAPFMAAVLTADMQNTDKVVTLVEECRRMKLDLVLPDVNNSSYTFTVDDKNRIVYGLGAVKGLGEGPVQSILDAREEGGPFRDLFDFCQRVDLRRVNKRALEALVRSGAMDKLGPNRARMMASINEAVRRADQHSRNEDAGMLDLFGEVVPETDPNPYSATEGMQEWSDKERLKLEKETLGLYLTGHPFDEYEQEVRRFVRTPISELRPGKSPQNVAGLVVAVRTMKSKRGGYIGFATLDDRSGRIEVTFFSDAYEQAKEMLHNDRILVVEGVVGEDDYSGGLSVRAKMTSDIGQARLKFAKELILFVHEKDFNNGFIDELGGVLGEHRAEGCPVLINYETETARTRLRLAEDWRVNPSDELIQGLRYLLGKERVQLRYS, encoded by the coding sequence ATGGGCGATTTTATTCATTTACGCATTCATACAGAATTTTCTCTGGTTGACGGACTGGTAAAGGTCAAACCTTTGGTCAAAAAACTGGCCGATATGGGGATGCCTGCGGTGGCGGTGACCGATCAGTCCAACATGTGCTGTCTGGTCAAATACTACAAAGCGGCGGCGGGCGCAGGCGTGAAACCGGTGGTCGGCGCCGATGTCTGGGTGGAAAACCTGGATGATCCTCTGGCCCCGTTTCGACTCACTTTATACGCCCGCAATGAGACCGGCTACCGCAACCTGACGGAGCTCATATCCCGCGGCTTTACTGAGGGGCAGTCCCACGGTAAAGCCATTTTGAGAAAAGACTGGATCGCCGCTCAGGCGGAAGGCATGTTGGCGATGTCCGGCGCCAAATATGGCGATGTCGGTCAGGCGTTGCTGGCGGGTAAGCTGGAGCTGGCGCGCGAGCGGCTGGCCTTTTGGATGGAAATGTTCCCGGATGCGTATTATCTGGAGCTGCAACGCACGGGGCGGATCAATGATGAAGAGTGCGTGCACGCCTCTGTCGAATTGGCGATGGAAACCGGCTGTCCGGTTGTCGCCACCAACGATGTGCATTTCCTTGAGCGTGACGACTTTGAAGCCCATGAGGCAAGGGTGTGTATCCATGAAAGTCGCACTTTGGACGACCCACGTCGGGAGCGCCGCTTCAGCGAAGAGCAGTACCTGAAGTCGGCTGACGAAATGCGCGAGCTGTTTTCGGATATTCCCGAAGCGATTGAGAATACCGTGGAGATCGCCAAGCGCTGCAACGTCAGTCTGCGTCTGGGTAAATACTTCCTGCCTAACTACCCCATTCCAGAAGGAATGACCATTGATGAATTTTTCATCAAAGTCTCAGAAGAGGGGCTGGAGGAGCGGCTGGCCACGCTGTTTAAGCGTGATGACCCAGAATACGACAATAAACGGCGAAGCTATTATGACCGGCTTAAGTTTGAGCTGGACATCATCACCCAGATGGGGTTCCCCGGCTACTTCCTCATCGTTATGGACTTCATTAAATGGGCCAAGAACAACGGCGTGCCGGTGGGCCCGGGACGGGGCTCCGGCGCCGGCTCTCTGGTGGCCTATGCGTTAAAAATCACAGACCTGGATCCTCTCGCCTACGACTTGCTGTTCGAGCGATTCCTAAACCCGGAACGGGTATCGATGCCGGACTTTGACGTCGACTTCTGTATGGAAGGCCGCGACCGCGTTATCGCCTACGTGGCCGAAGCCTATGGGCGTAATGCAGTGTCCCAGATCATCACCTTCGGAACCATGGCGGCGAAGGCGGTAGTGCGGGACGTAGCGCGGGTGCAGGGGCGGCCGTATTCCATGGGTGATCGCCTGTCCAAGCTGATCCCCTTTGAAGTGGGCATGACTCTGGCCAAAGCGTATGAACAAGAAGAGCCGCTGCGAGAATATCTGACCACGGATGAAGAAGCGGCGGAAATCTGGGAGATGGCGCGCAAGCTGGAGGGGGTTACCCGTAACGTCGGTAAGCACGCCGGTGGTGTGGTGATCGCGCCCACCAAATTGACGGACTTTGCGCCCTTGTACTGTGATGAAACCGGCTCGGGGCTGGTGACGCAGTTCGATAAGGACGACGTAGAACAGGCGGGGCTGGTCAAGTTCGACTTCCTGGGGCTGCGTACGTTGACCATCGTCGACTGGGCGGTGGACATCATTAACCGTCAGCAGGCGGAAAAAGGCGAACCACCGCTGGATATCAACTTTATCCCATTGGATGACGCGCCAACTTTCAATCTGCTCAAGCATGGTGAAACCACTGCGGTGTTCCAGCTTGAATCCCGCGGAATGAAAGAACTTATCCGACGTCTGATGCCGGACTGCTTTGAAGATATCATCGCTCTTGTGGCCCTGTTCCGTCCGGGGCCGCTGCAATCGGGCATGGTTGACGACTTTATCAACCGTAAGCATGGGCGCGCCGAGTTGGCCTACCCGCATCCGGATTATCAGCTGGAGTCTTTGAAACCCGTCCTGCAGCCCACCTACGGCATCATCCTGTATCAGGAACAGGTAATGCAGATCGCCCAGGTAATGGCGGGTTACACCCTTGGCGGCGCGGACTTGCTGCGTCGAGCCATGGGTAAAAAGAAACCTGAGGAAATGGCCAAGCAAAAGGCGATCTTCGTTGAAGGAAGCATCAACCAGGGTATTGATCAGGATCTGGCGGAAAAGATCTTTGACCTGGTGGAGAAGTTTGCGGGTTACGGTTTCAACAAGTCGCACTCCGCTGCTTACGCCTTGGTGTCTTACCAGACTGCCTGGCTGAAGTGCCACTATCCTGCGCCGTTCATGGCGGCGGTGCTTACCGCGGATATGCAGAACACCGATAAAGTGGTGACGCTGGTGGAAGAGTGTCGGCGGATGAAGCTGGACTTGGTGTTGCCGGACGTCAACAACAGCAGTTATACCTTCACCGTCGACGATAAGAATCGCATTGTCTACGGTCTGGGCGCCGTAAAAGGGCTGGGTGAAGGCCCTGTGCAAAGTATTTTAGACGCCCGCGAAGAAGGCGGTCCCTTTCGCGATCTGTTCGATTTCTGTCAGCGGGTGGATTTGCGCCGGGTCAACAAGCGCGCTCTGGAAGCGCTGGTCCGCTCCGGCGCCATGGATAAACTGGGGCCGAACCGCGCCCGTATGATGGCGTCTATCAATGAGGCCGTGCGTCGGGCGGATCAACACTCCCGTAATGAAGACGCCGGTATGCTGGACTTGTTCGGTGAGGTGGTGCCGGAAACCGATCCGAACCCCTACAGCGCGACGGAAGGCATGCAGGAGTGGAGCGATAAGGAACGCCTGAAATTAGAGAAGGAGACTCTGGGCCTTTATCTGACGGGTCACCCGTTTGATGAATACGAGCAGGAAGTGCGCCGCTTCGTGCGTACGCCCATTTCGGAATTGCGTCCCGGCAAGAGTCCGCAAAATGTCGCGGGCCTGGTAGTGGCGGTGCGCACGATGAAGAGTAAACGTGGCGGATACATAGGTTTTGCTACGTTAGATGATCGTAGCGGCCGTATTGAAGTGACTTTTTTCTCCGACGCCTACGAGCAAGCCAAAGAAATGCTGCACAACGATCGCATTCTGGTCGTGGAGGGCGTCGTTGGCGAAGACGACTACTCTGGTGGGCTTTCTGTCCGGGCGAAAATGACTTCGGACATCGGTCAAGCACGATTGAAGTTCGCCAAAGAGCTTATTCTCTTTGTACACGAAAAAGACTTTAATAACGGCTTTATTGACGAACTGGGCGGCGTTTTGGGAGAACATCGCGCCGAGGGCTGCCCGGTTTTGATCAATTATGAAACGGAAACCGCCCGCACCAGACTGCGTCTGGCCGAAGATTGGCGGGTTAATCCAAGCGATGAATTGATTCA
- a CDS encoding TlpA disulfide reductase family protein, whose translation MIARQTAHGLFQVIASGVSIIRWSAFKALIAGTLFALLAGCSEDKGDAPLEKVVKLANGGEINLDHLGGQWIILNFWAEWCGPCKVEIPELNELNRHPGVIVLGVDYDGHKGEALTKTIDKMGINFPVLQGDPTRHWKVEIPKVLPTTLLIHDGKVQREMIGAQTKSAILSVIPQ comes from the coding sequence TTGATCGCTCGTCAAACTGCCCACGGCCTGTTTCAAGTCATTGCAAGTGGTGTGTCGATTATCCGTTGGTCCGCATTCAAAGCACTGATTGCAGGGACCCTGTTCGCTTTGCTGGCGGGCTGTTCGGAAGATAAAGGCGATGCGCCGCTGGAGAAGGTGGTGAAGCTGGCGAATGGCGGAGAAATTAACCTGGATCACTTAGGCGGGCAGTGGATCATCCTGAATTTCTGGGCGGAGTGGTGCGGGCCCTGCAAGGTTGAAATTCCTGAGTTGAATGAGCTAAATAGGCATCCCGGCGTCATTGTCCTGGGGGTGGACTATGATGGCCACAAAGGGGAAGCGCTGACCAAAACCATCGACAAAATGGGCATTAACTTCCCTGTATTGCAAGGCGATCCGACCCGTCATTGGAAAGTGGAAATTCCTAAGGTGTTGCCGACCACGCTGTTGATTCATGACGGCAAGGTGCAGCGCGAGATGATCGGCGCGCAGACGAAAAGTGCGATTTTGTCGGTTATTCCGCAATAA
- the arsC gene encoding arsenate reductase (glutaredoxin) (This arsenate reductase requires both glutathione and glutaredoxin to convert arsenate to arsenite, after which the efflux transporter formed by ArsA and ArsB can extrude the arsenite from the cell, providing resistance.), which translates to MSKSTLTIWHNPRCSKSRQTLQIIEDSGAAPTIVKYLETPPNAEELKAALAKLGISARDLLRKGEDEYKTLNLANADLSEDALIDAMVAHPKLIERPVVIKGDRAVLGRPPENVNELL; encoded by the coding sequence ATGAGTAAAAGCACCCTCACTATCTGGCACAACCCACGCTGCTCCAAATCCCGGCAGACACTGCAAATTATCGAAGACAGCGGCGCGGCCCCTACCATAGTGAAGTACCTGGAAACGCCTCCCAATGCTGAAGAGCTGAAAGCAGCCCTGGCCAAGCTCGGCATTTCCGCCAGAGACCTGTTGCGTAAAGGCGAAGATGAATACAAAACCCTCAATTTGGCCAACGCCGACCTGAGCGAAGACGCCTTGATCGATGCGATGGTCGCTCATCCCAAATTGATCGAACGCCCGGTTGTCATCAAAGGCGACCGCGCAGTGCTGGGCCGCCCGCCGGAAAACGTCAACGAGCTGCTGTAA
- the wrbA gene encoding NAD(P)H:quinone oxidoreductase, translating into MKSATDSPYLLVLYYSRNGATRTLAQHVARGAAQVSGMEVRVRTVPPVSAICEATAPAIPEEGDVYCTLEDLEGCSGLVIGSPTRFGNMAAPLKYFLDQTGSLWQAGALIDKPAAAFTSTSSLHGGQETTLQTMLTPLLHHGMLLVGLPYTESGLSETRGGGSPYGAGHWSGSDGARRPDETELQLCRALGRRVAELAHRLAITRA; encoded by the coding sequence ATGAAATCAGCGACCGACTCTCCTTATCTGCTGGTGCTCTATTACAGCCGTAACGGCGCCACCCGCACACTGGCGCAGCATGTCGCCCGCGGCGCGGCGCAAGTATCAGGCATGGAGGTCCGCGTACGCACCGTTCCTCCCGTATCAGCCATTTGCGAAGCGACAGCCCCGGCCATCCCCGAAGAAGGCGATGTTTACTGCACCTTGGAAGACCTGGAAGGCTGTAGCGGCCTGGTAATCGGGTCGCCCACCCGCTTCGGCAACATGGCGGCCCCTTTGAAATACTTTCTCGACCAAACTGGTTCTCTGTGGCAGGCGGGCGCCCTTATCGACAAACCCGCCGCCGCTTTCACCTCCACCAGCAGCCTTCATGGCGGTCAGGAGACCACTCTGCAGACCATGCTGACGCCCCTGCTGCACCACGGCATGCTGTTGGTTGGCCTGCCTTATACCGAATCAGGCCTCAGCGAAACACGTGGGGGCGGCTCACCCTATGGCGCAGGCCACTGGTCCGGTTCCGATGGCGCCCGTCGTCCGGATGAGACGGAGTTGCAATTGTGTCGGGCTTTGGGCCGCCGGGTGGCGGAACTGGCGCATCGATTGGCTATCACCAGGGCTTGA
- a CDS encoding DUF2069 domain-containing protein, with protein sequence MSLSQKVKIARSSVTASYLILTLLVLFSTWQSISQNTETAWLLIISVKCLPLLAFFPAVYLGHVRGLIWLCFVLCLYFIRAVGDYAAGQNLMISGALAVMSVILFSTILCFIKWNAQARRAA encoded by the coding sequence TTGTCCCTATCGCAAAAAGTTAAAATCGCCCGCTCCTCGGTAACAGCGAGCTATCTGATCCTGACCCTTTTAGTGCTGTTCAGCACCTGGCAGAGCATTTCCCAAAATACCGAAACCGCATGGCTGCTGATTATCAGCGTGAAATGTCTGCCGCTGCTGGCGTTTTTCCCGGCCGTATATCTGGGCCACGTACGCGGCCTGATCTGGTTATGCTTTGTGCTCTGCCTATACTTTATAAGGGCCGTCGGCGATTACGCAGCGGGACAGAATTTAATGATCAGTGGCGCTCTCGCCGTAATGAGCGTTATCCTGTTCAGTACAATACTGTGCTTTATTAAATGGAACGCACAAGCGCGCCGCGCCGCCTGA
- a CDS encoding GspE/PulE family protein, which yields MSIAASAQPQWLTTVDIIKRLVRLKRITQEEGEKFLSSPRSKSELALHPIEQVVNSGLIDHNSGKAFDLEELSSWLAKEAGQPYFHIDPLKIDARGVASLMSFAYAQRHRILGVEIHKDHVVIASAEPFVTGWEDNLRHVVRKDIKRVVANPADIRRFTVEFYRLATSVDKAVGGRGETSAAIGNFEQLLELGNVANPDANDQHIVNIVDWLLQYAFDQRASDIHIEPRREIGQVRFRIDGVLHNVYELPMQVSMAVVSRLKILGRLNVAEKRKPQDGRIKTKNPDGLEIELRLSTLPTAFGEKLVMRVFDPDVLLRSFSDLGFGQDDSRRWNSMTSQPNGIILVTGPTGSGKTTTLYSTLKSLATSEVNVCSIEDPIEMVEPAFNQMQVQSGIGVTFASGVRALLRQDPDIIMVGEIRDLETAEMAIQAALTGHLVLSTLHTNDAPSAITRLLELGVPGYLVKATVLGVMAQRLVRVLCPNCKEPTTIDDKDWQNLIQPWKASKPDHACAPVGCLECRNTGYRGRAGVYEVMLLSESVKESINEQCDLERIRKVAVKEGMRTLRLSGAQKVANGMTTIEEVLRVTPSSSLAII from the coding sequence ATGAGTATCGCCGCCTCCGCACAACCCCAATGGCTGACCACCGTCGATATTATCAAGCGTCTGGTGCGTCTGAAACGGATCACTCAGGAAGAAGGAGAAAAGTTCCTGAGTTCTCCCCGCAGTAAAAGCGAACTGGCCCTGCACCCTATCGAGCAGGTCGTCAATTCCGGCCTGATTGATCACAATTCCGGTAAAGCCTTTGACCTGGAAGAATTATCCTCCTGGCTGGCGAAGGAAGCGGGGCAACCTTATTTCCATATCGACCCCTTGAAAATAGACGCCCGGGGCGTGGCCTCCCTGATGTCCTTCGCCTATGCCCAGCGTCATCGCATCCTGGGCGTGGAAATACACAAGGATCACGTGGTGATCGCCAGCGCCGAGCCCTTTGTCACCGGCTGGGAAGACAACCTGCGCCATGTGGTCCGTAAGGACATCAAACGGGTAGTGGCCAACCCTGCGGACATCCGTCGTTTCACGGTTGAGTTCTATCGACTCGCCACCTCGGTGGATAAAGCGGTAGGCGGGCGCGGGGAAACCTCCGCCGCTATCGGCAATTTCGAGCAGCTGCTGGAACTGGGCAACGTCGCCAACCCGGACGCCAATGACCAACACATCGTTAATATCGTGGATTGGTTGTTGCAATACGCCTTCGACCAGCGCGCCAGCGATATTCACATTGAGCCGCGCCGCGAAATTGGTCAGGTGAGATTCCGTATCGACGGGGTGCTGCACAACGTTTATGAGCTGCCTATGCAGGTGTCCATGGCGGTGGTGAGCCGGCTGAAAATACTGGGTCGTCTAAACGTAGCGGAAAAGCGCAAACCTCAGGATGGCCGCATCAAGACCAAGAACCCGGACGGTTTGGAAATCGAGCTGCGACTTTCCACGCTGCCTACCGCCTTTGGTGAAAAGCTGGTCATGCGGGTATTTGACCCGGATGTATTGCTGCGTTCCTTCTCCGACCTGGGCTTCGGCCAGGACGACAGCCGTCGCTGGAACTCCATGACCAGCCAGCCCAACGGCATCATATTGGTGACGGGACCTACCGGATCAGGCAAAACCACCACGCTCTATTCCACGCTGAAAAGCCTGGCCACCTCAGAAGTCAATGTGTGTTCGATCGAGGATCCCATTGAGATGGTGGAACCGGCCTTCAACCAGATGCAAGTGCAGAGCGGGATCGGGGTTACTTTCGCCAGCGGCGTCAGAGCGTTGCTGCGACAAGACCCCGACATCATCATGGTGGGCGAGATCCGCGACCTGGAAACCGCCGAAATGGCGATCCAGGCGGCGCTGACCGGCCACTTGGTGCTTTCCACGCTGCATACCAACGACGCCCCCAGCGCCATCACGCGTCTGCTTGAGCTGGGCGTACCCGGCTACCTGGTGAAAGCCACGGTATTGGGCGTCATGGCGCAGCGTCTGGTGCGAGTGTTATGTCCTAACTGCAAAGAACCCACCACGATTGACGATAAGGACTGGCAGAATCTGATCCAGCCCTGGAAAGCCTCCAAACCGGATCATGCCTGCGCTCCGGTAGGATGTCTGGAGTGTCGCAACACTGGCTATCGCGGACGAGCGGGCGTTTATGAAGTCATGCTGCTCAGCGAGAGTGTAAAAGAGTCCATCAATGAACAGTGCGACCTGGAGCGTATCCGCAAAGTGGCGGTGAAGGAAGGCATGCGCACGCTGCGCTTGAGTGGCGCGCAAAAAGTGGCCAATGGCATGACCACGATAGAAGAGGTATTAAGGGTGACGCCTTCATCGAGTCTGGCGATCATCTGA
- a CDS encoding DUF3080 domain-containing protein: MFVFSRRLWAATLTLLATLSLTACLGPPSTSAELFQDYRDRLERVLDTEFPAADRALPVEVYPRSKVLLRDVVELKINLLDFLGLTGCELNQLVGFRNSSLGKMMPASQKWLYEQQFLRLGEACLTTLASQEEDADLAGELRRALASKRDEIGDVAWNATWAGPEWQALMSQKEGGFELDFQAGDWAELSLALSALAEWSTQPESASLDADSLEALNRRLLTYPMVGRLLFSAEEASAQMGAIVEGLRRRLAERPLCVSGAPTERSRILQNVLVNIYSVRVQPYLAQLEKARRDWLPPLQRSYEQLQGELSVALQGFAQRYLQEGESSLWWEFRHNAAAHAAIWTEMLAQCGMAPGNPGAMTSDDRQTR; the protein is encoded by the coding sequence ATGTTCGTTTTTTCTCGTCGATTATGGGCGGCTACGCTGACGCTGCTTGCAACGTTATCGCTGACCGCCTGCCTTGGCCCCCCTAGCACCAGCGCCGAATTATTTCAGGATTATCGTGATCGTTTGGAGCGTGTGTTAGACACTGAATTTCCCGCCGCTGATCGCGCGCTTCCTGTCGAAGTTTATCCCCGCAGTAAAGTGTTGCTGAGGGATGTCGTCGAGTTGAAGATCAATTTACTGGATTTCCTGGGGCTGACCGGCTGTGAGTTGAATCAGTTGGTGGGCTTTCGCAACAGTTCGCTCGGGAAGATGATGCCCGCCAGTCAGAAGTGGCTTTATGAGCAGCAGTTTCTGAGGTTGGGCGAGGCCTGTCTGACGACGCTTGCGTCGCAAGAGGAAGACGCGGACCTTGCCGGAGAGCTGCGTCGCGCACTGGCGAGTAAGCGCGATGAGATTGGCGATGTGGCCTGGAACGCAACTTGGGCCGGGCCGGAATGGCAAGCGTTGATGTCGCAGAAAGAAGGCGGGTTCGAGTTGGACTTTCAGGCGGGCGACTGGGCGGAACTGAGCCTGGCGTTATCTGCATTGGCCGAGTGGTCGACGCAGCCGGAGTCGGCCAGTTTGGACGCTGATAGTTTAGAAGCGCTTAATCGTCGTTTGCTGACTTATCCAATGGTGGGGCGGCTGCTTTTCTCCGCGGAAGAGGCTTCTGCGCAAATGGGCGCGATCGTTGAAGGGTTGCGTCGCCGACTGGCTGAGCGCCCGCTCTGTGTGAGCGGGGCTCCAACGGAGCGCAGCCGCATCCTGCAAAATGTACTCGTCAATATTTACAGCGTCCGTGTGCAACCCTATTTGGCGCAACTGGAAAAAGCCCGTCGCGACTGGCTGCCGCCCCTGCAGCGCTCCTATGAACAGTTGCAAGGGGAGCTGTCAGTGGCGTTGCAGGGGTTCGCACAGCGCTACCTACAGGAAGGGGAGTCCAGTCTATGGTGGGAATTCCGCCACAACGCCGCGGCGCATGCGGCGATATGGACGGAGATGTTGGCCCAGTGCGGAATGGCGCCCGGCAACCCGGGAGCGATGACCTCAGATGATCGCCAGACTCGATGA
- a CDS encoding aldehyde dehydrogenase family protein, which yields MIYEQPGHDKALVNFNARYQNFIGGEWVAPVQGRYFDNISPVNGKKFCEIPRSSAEDIELALDAAHKAKDAWGRTSATERSNLLLKIADRIEQNLETLAVAETWDNGKPVRETLAADIPLSVDHFRYFAGCIRAQEGGLAEIDANTLSYHIHEPLGVVGQIIPWNFPILMAAWKLAPALAAGNCVVLKPAEQTPASILVLMELICDLLPPGVVNIVNGWGAEAGQALATSKRIAKIAFTGSTPVGSHILKCAAENIIPSTVELGGKSPNIYFADIMRHEESFISKCVEGMVLAFFNQGEVCTCPSRALIHESIYDDFIGRVIDRTKTIKRGNPLDTDTQVGAQASQEQFDKILSYIEIGRKEGAQVLLGGGVEKLSGDLQNGLYIQPTLLKGGNDMRVFQEEIFGPVVGVTTFKTEDEALSIANDTEYGLGAGVWTRDINLAFRMGRQIKAGRVWTNCYHHYPAHAAFGGYKKSGVGRETHKVALEHYQQTKNLLVSYDINPLGFF from the coding sequence ATGATTTATGAGCAGCCCGGTCACGACAAAGCCTTGGTTAACTTCAACGCCCGCTACCAGAACTTTATTGGCGGCGAGTGGGTAGCGCCAGTACAAGGTCGCTACTTCGATAATATCTCTCCCGTTAATGGTAAGAAATTCTGCGAAATTCCCCGTTCCAGTGCGGAGGATATTGAGCTGGCCCTGGATGCGGCGCATAAAGCCAAAGACGCCTGGGGACGGACGTCGGCGACAGAGCGCTCCAACTTACTGCTGAAAATAGCCGATCGCATTGAACAAAATCTAGAGACCCTGGCGGTAGCGGAAACCTGGGATAACGGTAAGCCGGTGCGGGAAACCCTGGCGGCGGATATTCCCCTTTCTGTGGATCACTTTCGCTACTTCGCCGGTTGTATTCGCGCCCAGGAGGGCGGACTGGCGGAAATTGACGCTAATACCTTGTCATACCACATTCATGAGCCTCTGGGCGTGGTCGGGCAGATTATTCCCTGGAATTTTCCGATTCTAATGGCGGCTTGGAAATTAGCCCCGGCGCTAGCGGCGGGCAACTGCGTGGTGCTGAAACCCGCGGAGCAGACACCCGCTTCAATTTTGGTATTGATGGAGCTGATCTGCGACCTGTTGCCGCCGGGTGTGGTGAATATCGTTAATGGCTGGGGAGCGGAAGCGGGTCAGGCCCTGGCCACCAGCAAACGCATCGCCAAAATCGCATTCACCGGCTCAACCCCGGTTGGCTCGCATATCCTGAAGTGCGCGGCGGAAAACATTATTCCTTCCACCGTGGAGCTGGGTGGCAAGTCTCCTAACATCTATTTCGCGGACATCATGCGTCATGAAGAGTCTTTCATCAGCAAATGCGTAGAAGGCATGGTGCTGGCGTTTTTCAATCAGGGAGAAGTCTGCACCTGTCCCTCTCGCGCGCTGATTCATGAGTCAATCTACGACGACTTTATCGGCAGAGTCATTGATCGCACCAAAACCATCAAGCGGGGTAATCCTCTGGATACCGACACCCAAGTCGGGGCGCAGGCCTCTCAGGAGCAGTTCGATAAAATTCTGAGTTACATCGAAATCGGTCGCAAAGAGGGCGCGCAGGTTCTGTTAGGCGGCGGCGTTGAAAAACTGAGCGGCGACCTGCAGAACGGTTTATACATCCAGCCGACTCTGTTGAAAGGCGGTAATGACATGAGGGTGTTTCAGGAGGAGATCTTTGGTCCGGTAGTCGGCGTCACGACTTTTAAAACCGAGGATGAAGCTCTGAGCATCGCCAATGATACCGAATATGGACTGGGCGCCGGCGTGTGGACGCGGGATATCAATCTGGCGTTTAGAATGGGACGGCAAATCAAAGCGGGCAGGGTGTGGACCAATTGCTATCACCACTATCCGGCGCATGCGGCCTTTGGCGGATATAAGAAATCCGGCGTTGGGCGGGAAACTCACAAGGTGGCTTTAGAGCACTACCAGCAAACCAAGAATCTGCTGGTGAGTTATGACATCAACCCGTTAGGCTTTTTCTAA
- a CDS encoding helix-turn-helix domain-containing protein, which produces MTRAIAIAAREPRELIENRVSFAGPNSELSVYDTYLPAQSVGLSADELLYCGMISGRKILHGRDDYTAEFLPQESFVMAPGETISIDFPDAELDRPTSCLTVEISRTRVDSICSHMNKVAPLHKDFEEWRYRPETLIHTPHSQATQALLERMIATFSENGPDRDILIDLGVSELVVRMLRQQTRAFLLGACERQPDINGLAATLSHIQKHITQPLDIDQLCKIACMSRSRFFTEFKSHFGCTPAEFQQQLRLQRAGERLRQGESVTRVCFDLGYRNLSHFSRRFQRQYGRSPSQYQKQFTAT; this is translated from the coding sequence GTGACAAGAGCAATAGCCATTGCAGCCCGCGAACCACGCGAGCTGATAGAAAACAGGGTATCGTTCGCCGGCCCCAACTCGGAGTTGAGCGTCTACGACACCTACCTACCCGCGCAAAGCGTCGGTCTGTCGGCGGACGAGCTGCTTTATTGCGGTATGATCAGCGGTCGCAAAATTCTGCACGGTCGCGATGACTATACGGCGGAGTTTCTGCCGCAGGAATCGTTCGTAATGGCTCCTGGCGAAACCATCAGCATAGATTTTCCCGACGCGGAGCTGGACCGCCCGACTTCCTGCCTTACTGTAGAGATCTCGCGCACGCGGGTGGACAGCATCTGTTCGCATATGAATAAAGTGGCGCCGCTGCATAAAGACTTTGAAGAGTGGCGCTACCGCCCAGAGACGCTGATCCATACCCCTCACTCTCAGGCCACCCAGGCATTGCTTGAAAGAATGATCGCCACTTTCAGCGAAAACGGACCAGACCGGGATATCTTGATCGACTTGGGCGTCAGCGAGTTAGTAGTGAGAATGTTGCGCCAGCAAACCCGCGCATTCTTATTGGGCGCCTGCGAACGTCAGCCCGACATTAACGGATTGGCCGCCACACTCAGCCATATCCAGAAACATATCACGCAGCCCTTGGATATCGATCAGCTCTGCAAAATCGCCTGCATGAGCCGCAGCCGTTTTTTCACTGAATTCAAAAGCCACTTCGGCTGTACTCCCGCTGAGTTTCAGCAGCAATTAAGATTGCAACGCGCCGGCGAGCGCCTGCGCCAGGGAGAGTCCGTCACCCGCGTCTGTTTCGACCTGGGATATCGCAACCTGAGTCATTTCAGCCGCCGTTTCCAGCGCCAGTATGGACGCAGCCCCAGCCAGTATCAGAAGCAGTTCACGGCCACCTAA